One genomic region from bacterium encodes:
- a CDS encoding cytochrome c biogenesis protein CcdA, with the protein MLDSLFSTLSEAMYASSGLALTAAFLWGVLSILLSPCHLTSIPLVVGFLAAQGTNSIKRTIALSSLFAVGIFITIAVIGLITAWMGRMMGDIGPYGKYIVSPVFVIVGLLLMEVIPMPDFGVQLKPLRSKSVFVSALAIGLLFGLALGPCTFAYMAPVLGVAFQFANTNFIFSVSLLLLFAIGHCIVIVIAGVLATRLQRYLDWTNQTSTVLWIKRVAGGLVILGGIYLFFK; encoded by the coding sequence ATATTGGATTCGCTTTTCTCTACCTTAAGCGAAGCGATGTATGCCAGCAGTGGGTTAGCGCTAACGGCGGCATTTCTCTGGGGCGTTCTTAGTATCCTGCTTAGTCCGTGTCACTTGACGAGTATTCCACTTGTTGTGGGATTTCTTGCTGCCCAAGGAACCAACTCGATAAAGCGTACGATTGCTCTCTCGTCGCTATTCGCAGTTGGCATCTTCATTACGATTGCTGTAATCGGACTGATAACCGCATGGATGGGGCGGATGATGGGTGATATCGGTCCTTACGGTAAGTACATCGTAAGTCCGGTATTCGTCATCGTAGGTCTGTTGTTGATGGAAGTAATTCCGATGCCCGATTTTGGTGTGCAACTAAAGCCGTTGCGCAGTAAATCAGTTTTCGTCTCCGCGCTGGCAATCGGACTTTTGTTCGGACTCGCGTTAGGACCCTGCACTTTTGCATACATGGCACCCGTGTTGGGGGTTGCGTTTCAATTCGCTAACACGAACTTCATCTTTTCGGTTAGCTTGCTACTATTATTCGCCATCGGTCACTGTATCGTCATTGTTATTGCCGGTGTATTAGCTACCCGACTGCAACGCTACCTCGACTGGACGAACCAGACATCGACTGTTCTCTGGATCAAGCGAGTAGCCGGTGGATTGGTAATACTTGGCGGAATCTATCTCTTTTTCAAATAA
- a CDS encoding thioredoxin family protein, with protein sequence MLRRIVILAAIFIAIVGNGYCEENTPLQTAKQPAADTVNKQLPIVTFVELGSVNCIPCKQMQPVMKAIEAKYGEQVKVIFYDVWKDDQKKYSKQYNVRLIPTQVFLDASGKEFFRHEGFYSEKEIDKLLQGKGLKPITGKRG encoded by the coding sequence ATGTTGCGGCGCATCGTTATACTTGCAGCGATTTTTATCGCTATTGTCGGCAATGGGTATTGCGAAGAAAACACTCCGCTCCAAACCGCAAAGCAACCGGCTGCCGATACAGTTAACAAACAGCTTCCCATCGTTACTTTCGTCGAATTGGGTTCGGTGAATTGCATCCCCTGCAAACAGATGCAGCCGGTGATGAAAGCCATCGAAGCGAAGTACGGCGAACAAGTAAAAGTCATCTTCTACGACGTCTGGAAAGACGATCAAAAGAAATATTCGAAACAGTACAACGTTCGGTTGATCCCGACGCAGGTGTTTCTCGATGCAAGCGGAAAAGAGTTTTTCCGCCACGAGGGATTCTATTCTGAGAAAGAGATCGACAAACTTCTGCAAGGCAAAGGCTTGAAACCGATAACTGGCAAGAGAGGATAA